TGAGTCAAGGAACTAACGGATTACCCACCGGTCAGCCACCGACGGCACCATTTTATCCCTACACCGGACTCCACGCACCGGACGAAGGTTATGATGCGAACTTTCATATCTTTCCCCCGGACTACTATGCGCCGGAGTGTGATTATCGGACGGAGTAAGTACCGCGTACCGGGATCCCATCGACTATAGGGCGATTCATATCATATCAATCGGGAAGACTATCGCCATGCCCCGTAAAGGTTATATTTATGATCTAGCAAACGGtgaaaagatttttttcacGGCCCTTAATATAAACCGGCTCATTCAGAAGCCGGGAACAATCTAATCTGCCCCGAGTGGCAATCAGCGTCAGTGCCTTTTGATGTGAGGAATatgccataaaaataaaatatttttggaGGACCCGGTAAAGTTAGCAGATTATTGTTGGCCACTTGAGTATTGGGTTTGATTTTTGGGTTTTTACTAAATCGGTTTGCTATTCTCCTCAAGTGGTTCCCGCATTTCAGGTAGCATTGATtgtaatttgttgttttgagaggaaagtttttattttttggaactgctgttgatgtttttttctcgtgGTTTTTTAATCTTGTTTTTACTGCAGATCAAGATCATTTAATCTTGAAAAGAATAGTAAGGTTCTTTACAAGCATGTAGTTTGGGTGTTAGCTACTACGACTATGCAATCAGTTAACACACCCAGGGTGCCAATGCTTCAATGAGGATCTACGTCTCTAGTTGCTTTCTATAGAAATAAGTGAAATATTGTAGCAAAAACTCCATCAAGCCAGTGACCTAACAGCGATGATCATACAATCTTAGCATACTTTCAGGTGCTCTGCTATAAAGTTTTGCCCTAATATTTCTTTTGCCATATAATAGGATTGTCACTACAATGTAGTAACTAATCAATCACAGGTAAAATACCATCTGAATGATTTTCATCGTCTTACATTGTTAGCCATACCGGCTTTTCCACACGCTAAGCTTAATTTAAAATGACAATCAAATTTCTCCCCACCGTCTCCGAAATAAAATCAGTACCGGTTCACGTCACAGCCCAAATCAAATTAGCCCTATATCAATAATTGTGGTTTTGCACCGAAACGGAATCCATTCCACCGGGTGgttggataaaaataaataaacgaccTTCCCGGCCACACGGCACAAACACGGCTCTTCATTCAAATTGATCctgatttttgctgtttttcctttccatttgcTTTACGAGACGTTTGACTTTATGGGCGACCCCTGTGGAAAGCATTTTGTGTCTGCCTTTGGCATGACGAAACCGATCCAATTTCGTGCTCATTTAATTTATAGACCGTTGCCGTGAGCAGGGGAAAGCAGATTTGTGtgaaaatttgatgaaaatatgAGCTTTATAGCAAAATCTCATAAATGGTAACATTATGCGTTGcatttgcctacatttaggcgcacaGTATTATTACTAAGCAATTAAGCAATTAGTAATAGAAAATTAggtattgatttattttaatcttgTTCATTTACACTGTTTAAGCTATGATGATttgaaataaacataaaaaaaaaacaaataaataaattaaatgaggTGATCTTAATAAAATCTTCAATCCCAACACAACAATTCATCAACCTGATTGATTGGTACTCTGCCAAAAGGGCGTCCCCTCCTTCAGCACGGAGAAtatagttttgtttaaaaaaaccaaTTACAAAGTTCCCACGACGCTTCGGTCCCTCACGCGCGGGGATCTCCAACTCCAAAGGATTGTTGATGTACGATTGCTAAACCACCGTATCGTCCCCTAGACGATCGACTCAGAGCGGCTCGTCTAGTAGTAATTGAAGCAATGAAAGTCTTCAACAATTTTACCTCCAATACGCCATCGATAAAGTGCATTTTGTGTAAGTGcaattgcaaaaacaaaaggatCGCGCAAAGTACCGCAAAACAATACCGTTGATTTGTGGCATTATGCCGTGGAAGGTACGGCGAATTAACTTCTGTCCATTCGTCTGTCCCGCCGTGAGTGCTCTACTTGTGTCTTAATGGGTTTCGTTTGCCAAACGGCAGAACTCGTGGTAAAACCATTATACCACAACCTGCTCCGTGATGGCCGTGGGAATTGACGCGCATTGCTTCGCTAACAAACTAATTTCAACAGCCCCAGCAGTTTGGGTTTTGTAACAAAACCGAGTCCTGGTCCGcattttggtgtgtgtgtgtgtgtggcgcaTTTGCGTCCCAGCTCGATGGCTTTTACGATCGCTTTTACATGCTCGTCCGtaattatgaaatatttatgattGTTTATGCGAACACACTGTTTGATGAGCTCGTAACGATAGGGCGACAGGATACGCTTCAGCATGGTTTTCAGGTTCGGCGAGTTTCGATTGCTGCACCCCGGAACTGTCTACGTGCCTTCCCGGCTGGGCTGCCGAGTCAAGTGTGTGTATCCGCAGTTGAAAAGGATTCCATTTCCATCGTAATCCAAAATCGTTACACCGAAATGGCCCTTTGGCACGAGCGTGTttgtgttccgttttttttattgttttgcacgGTGACGATCCTAAAAAGGCCGATCATCGGTGGCACGCGATCCAACTGCGCTATTGCCGTAATGCTATTTGCCATttcgtatttttattttcggcCAGCCCAACTTTTGCGAAAGTTCTTTATGTCTTCTTCATTATACAACCCTTCAGATGGCCATGGGCATGCAAAGAAGCATCGCATCGGTCCGCAATCATAAGTGAGGCGGAAAACACttgcaacaaacacacaacctgCACCCAACGCGAATGGAACTtcgtgcaaacaaaacatacgtGAAGCTTCACTCTCCATATGTTGGAAGATTTATCgcgctgtgtttttttctgttgctgtgcATTATGTTAACCTCTTGCTGCTGTTGAGTTTCATGGGAGTTTAATGGAAGGCTGTTTGGATGCACTCAGCGCACAGTATGGCTGAGTGCATGCACACACAACCGCTGATTGAGTGGAATTTGAAGACTTGCTCTTTAGCATGCTAGTTCGAATCAATCTGAGATGTTTGATTGTGTTTCATCAAAGTTTAAAAGTACTTCCACGAATTTCAAACCAGTTAGCTTTTGATTTAGTTAAAAATAggtcgtttttatttttacacctCTGAAAATcgttttataattttgtgtaATTAAACTACACCACAATGCAAATatgtaatgaaattaatttttagcaATCTCTTAAAACAATTcattaatataatataatatgtAAACTATTTAGTACTTGTAACAGTTTTCATAGTCATTGATTTACATCTCTATTTTCTAAAGCAATCTAATCTAATTTATTTAAggctaaaaataaatttgaagtaaataatcaaaatttgtTACAAAATCACTTCAAGTTATCCAAAACAACTCTCAAACTGCAGCGATAAGATCGTACAAAATGTACACCAAAGTCTAATTCTAATCTCAAACCGATTTGAAAACACGCATGCTACGCCTTCTATTTCTATGAAATGGGCGTGTCCTAACAGTGGGAAAATAAGTTTAAGTGTACAGGGAGCACATATTCACCAAAATTAAGCATACAATTTCACTCAGTACTGTAAAATGCTTCAGTTCTTGAGTTTTCGTTgtaaaaccgtttttttttaataatcgtttttttttatttaacacatttttttgtggATTTCGAAAGTAAATCGACGTTTATGGAagtgaataataaatataaacgcAAAAGCAATTAGATAAACATATACACCAATTATTAAACAATGTATCTTTCTTCCAACTTTCTACGAAAATGCTTAATTACTAAAGTAATTGGTGGAGTATATCCAAAGTACAGAGGGTTCGTTGCTTGCGTCACAAGATACTACTGCGCATGATCAAACACAAGCATGCCAGCGTCCTTGCGAGGAAGGGTCCACCAAATGTGGCCCACGTTAAACTCACCATCAGCACCATCGGAACATTCAGTAACGTTTAGATCCTTCGATGATCAACTACCGCCGGACAAGTGGCAGTGAACAATTgataataaaagcaaacaatccTGGCAAAGGAAAAAGTGACCGATCCGCGGCTGGAAAAGCTGCTTACAAAATGTGCACCCTTTCTGTCGTGGGCCCCAATTTTCATGCCCGCAGCCACGCTCAATCACAGCCTGCTGCGGGCAGCGCTGTATCCGATCGTGCTCAACTCCTCCATTCCACGGTAAAGGGTGATTGCTtgtcgttgttgctgtttctcGGAGTTGTTTTTGGAGGATAATTGATAAGGGATTTGTGATTAGGATTAGTGCGCAACGAAACGTGCCAACCGTGGCTTACAACCGCAACTGATAAGAGCTGATTAAATGCGTCGCATGGATGGGAAGTGTGTTGAAAGAGATGAACTGAGGGTTATGAGGGTGTTGGTTCtagctttttttaatatattcgAATATTTAAAGTGATTTTTCTCATTGACAAGTTGTGCGAAGTGAAGTTGTACAGGATACGTCTATATTCGATGCTTTTGATCCATTATTAAAATGATGGGAGATTATTAAGATGATGGAAACAGTCGCATAACCTCGTGAATTGAcgtaaatttaattcatcttGTTTCGTAGGTATCATCCTACTATAAATAATCTTTAAATATCATAAGAAATTGGTAGCATTGGTAGAATATCATAATGGTTTTCTAGAGTGTTATTTTTAATTGGTACAATGGACACAAAGTttcaaaaaactgttaaagaTATAATCAGAATATTCAAACTGCTTTAAAGTTGATTTCCTTTCTgaacaaagttcaaaaataaatgcatATCTAGTTATAAAACTGTTATATTCCTGTTAACTTCTGGACATAACATCACGAATTTGTAAACATGTTTTGTAAGGTTATGTTCAAtcataaaaaggaaatttaaaaaatggaaattagaGTTAAAAACACGAAACATGTGTTTTACAGACCTTTCTTCAGAGGGCCGTAATAAAACGAGTTTGCGGTATCCGATTTTGCGGTTTCATCAAAAACCTTCGGAATTCAAACATTTTACCAAATGTTGAAAGAAGGTGCTTACTACTAGTTGTACTGGAGTCTTGAAATTGTTCGATTTATAAAAAATGGTGGTAGTTTTTAGTTGGAATTGGatgatttttgcttaaaattttGACAATTTCAATTTTGACAATACTTATAGGAAAAATGGTTGGCACTAGCTCCAATAATTAGAGTTCTCAAAACACATCCTTGTCATAAATCAGTGCATCTCTCAAATGAAAAACTCTTTAATCTTAaaattatttgattatttttcccTAACTGTCCTTTTCTTCCCCGCTCGTAGCATCCTTGACAGCATGCGAATGGCTCCATCGCAGCGTTCGCAACGGTTTCATATTAGCAACATCTTGGAGCTGAACAGtcagcaacatcaacagcagcatcagcaggaaACTTCCAGCAAAGAGCATCCGACCGTTCCCAGTCTCTCAACGTCTGCCGTGCTACAGCCACACGTACCTCATCCCACGACCTATCCGTTCACAATATCCGAGCTGGAATCGCAACAAAATGCTGCCTCACAACAAACGCTGGATGTGTCCACTACGGGTAGTTATCCAGGACCGTCAGTGGACGATCAGTCACCCCTTCCGTATGGTGCAATGTCCGCACAGAGTGGCTCCTGTTTGCCATTGCAACCCGTGCTTAATCCTTCCACTATTGGTGCCGGCATACCGTACGATCCACCACCGTACTACTCGTATTCGCATCATGCACATCATCTATTCGGAGGTCCAAGTGCTGCCTTGGGCTCATCCGGTGTACCGTCAGAACCAACTCGTCCGTCTTATTCCTATGGGGCAGTTAATTTGGACTATGGTAAGCTGTCGCTTCGTATTCGGATGTAGCATTGCGTTAACTTACTCTCCTTACAAACTCTTTCCAGTACCTTCGGTAATTCAGCACAGCACCACCAATGAGACGAGCAGTGCGAATGCTCAGCAGCTCAGTCCAGATAGTACCTCGCCCGGTCCGGAACTCTACTCCCTGGCCAGTTACAGCAACATTCCCCGTGTGGTAAACGAAGCATCCGACCGGTTGGTTGCACTCGAGTCCGATGGTCCATCGCTCGATCCGGAATGTTCCGTTGACACGAACAACAACCAGCACAGTCCAAACGACACTCCAGATGGTCTGGACTCGCCGGATCCTCGTGGTACCCGTTCCGGAGGACATCGTAGCGAGCCGGGCACCGGTGGAAGCGGCCACAAGAAACGAAAGCGACGCATTCTGTTCTCCAAATCACAAACCTTTGAGTTGGAGCGACGTTTCAAGCAGGCCCGCTATTTATCCGCCCCGGAGCGGGAACATCTGGCGAGCATGATAAATCTGACACCAACACAGGTTAAGATATGGTTTCAGAACCATCGCTACAAAACGAAGCGTGCACAGACGGAGAAAAACTGCTATGGTGACCCGACCGTGATTGGTGGGAGTCCACCGAAGAAGATCAATCCTCCGGTGTTGGTGCGCGATGGTAAACCGTGTCAGGATGTACtacagcatcagcatcaccatcagcagcaggctcaagcacagcagcagcaacaacaacaaggacTTGCGCATGCACATCAACACGCACCGTCGGCCCACTTCCATCATTCATCGTTTGGAGCAGTTCACGCGCCTGGGTTGCAACCGCCAGGAAGTGGAATGCTCACCAGTGGGCACGGTTCTTCACCACGTATGTGGTGACAAATGCGGGATTATTGGCCGGGACAATTTTATCGATTCTTCGAATAAAGAGTGCAatttaaataagttaaattaaataattgttttttttttcaggatGTTGTTTACTAAAGCAATGTGtcagaatgaaataaaataatgaaaatataatATGTTAACAAAAACACTGTTAAAGGGCATTATTTTACGATACTGTACGACATCATAACGACCATTTTAAATCGCTTTCGAACATTTAAATTGTCGGATAACGACATGTGCGAAAAATCCTTCGAAACGTTCGAAACGGTTTCCGACACTTCGACATCGAACTTCTGTCCCAAACGAAGTAtccaaaatgtaaaataattctaAGCTTCTGAAGCCTTTCTAACATAAAAGTGTGCATATTTTAGCTTAACACATATTCgcataatataaaaaaatacccctTCAAAAGCTTCTTGCTGTTCCGCAAATCATCTCAATTCCCACGCTGTCACCGATTCTTGTCACCTGGGTGGCTGCAGTTTGACAGTCGTTGAAAATGCCgatataaacaaacatttttgccACGGTAAAACAAATTCGTTAACAGAAATCTTTGCTAGTTAAAGGTGCCAAACTACACCGAAGAAAACCGAAACGATGCGAACTCATCGcaattaaaatactttttacCGGATTCAATACACAATCTCAAGCCAGCAGCCAAATGGAGCTGCCTTTGCTCGGCGATACGCTGATCGTTCTCGTGTCCCAGGTATGTGCGGGTGTCCGATCCGATCGATCGAAAAATGCAACACGTACTCAGTGTCCTGTTTCTTTTAGCTCATTTTCTTCATCGGAGGATGggtattttttgtgaaacagCTGTTCCGCAACTACGAAATACGGCATGTGTTCGTACAGCTCATCTTCTCATCCACGTTGGCCCTTTCGCTGACGATGTTCGAGCTGATTATTTTCGAAATCATCGGCTTCCTGGATTCGACGTCACGGTACTTCCACTGGCGGTTGGGCCTAACGCTGCTGCTCATCATGGTGATCGCCGTGATACCATACTTGATCGCATATTCCTGCATCAGTAATGTGCGAATAGGTACGTACTGTTGTGTGTCGGTTTATGTGACAACCCGGCGTGTGTGACAGACATTTTCCtgtgttgcttttatttcagTTCCCGCCAGGTGGGTTCAACCTTTGACGACACTCATCTGGCTTTGCTATCTGTACGGGTTTTGGCGCATCGGTGATCCATTTCCACTATTAAGCGTTAGCCGAGGTATCTTCACGATCGAGCAGGCAGTGTCACGCATCGGTGTGGTCGGTGTCACCGTGATGGCAATACTCTCCGGATTCGGTGCGGTAAACTATCCGTACACCAGCATGTCTTACTTCATTCGCCCGGTCTTACAGAGCGATGTGGTGAATTTGGAGCGACGGTTGCTTCAGACCATGGACATGATACTGGTGAAGAAGAAGCGCATCGCACTTGACCGTAGAAGGAACAAACCGAACCAGAAGCAAAGCATCTGGGGCATGATAAGCAGCGTCACGCAAAGACCTGCCGGTGCAGAAAGTAAGAACGAATCGAGTGTCATCCAACcttaacaaaaatatataactATCACCTTCTTTTTACCCCATTAGACATTGGTCAGCTGCGGTTAGAAATTTCCGCCCTAGAAGAACTTTCCCGACAACTCTTCCTCGAAGCGCACTCGATGAAAAACATGCAGGAACGTCAACGATGGGCGGGTACACTGCAGGGCAAATATTTTAACGTGCTGGGGCATTTTTTTAGCCTGTACtgtttgtggaaaattttcaTCGTAAGTCACATACATCCGCTTCGCTGTTATTAGCCATGTTCCTGTCGCGTGTAATTAATGTTGTTTACTTACAGTGCACAATTAATATAATCTTCGACCGGGTCGGCAAAAAGGATCCGGTAACGCGCGGCATCGAAATTGCGGTGCACTGGTGCGGCTTCGAGATGGACATTGCGTTCTGGAGCCAGCACGTTTCCTTCCTGCTAGTCGGGTGCATCGTCGTCACCTCCATCCGTGGACTGTTGCTAACGCTGACGAAGTTTTTCTACAAAATTTCCTCCAGCAAATCGTCCAACATTATCGTGCTGGTGCTCGCCCAGATAATGGGCATGTACTTCTGCTCGTCCGTGCTGCTAATGCGCATGAACATGCCCGCCGAGTATCGGGTCATCATAACGGAGGTGCTGGGCGGTTTACACTTTAACTTTTACCACCGGTGGTTCGATGTGATCTTTTTGGTAAGCGCACTCGCGACCATTGTCGTGCTTTATTTGCTGCATAAGCCACCGAACGTAGACTCTAGCATGTAACAGGCAGGGGGGTCACAGTTAATTACCTGTCTATCCATCTCTGCCTGGCCAAACGGACGGGATGATGACGGTATGATTGTTTTACCGTGGAACCTCAATGCCATGCGATGGCGGACCAAACCAGTGGACAAGCTTCTTCACTACTGTAACGTAACATCGAGTGATTGCATTAATTATGGCCGTTAATGTCTTTTTTGCTGCCAAACTATGAAGGTGCGCCCCGAAACGTATCCAATATCCCAAATATGCGCCACGCGATATCTCTCATGCGTTcttatacacacatacacctgcttgctgttttgtttatttgtttttaatccaTTCCGACATTCACTACAGCTAAAGCTGAGGACATGATAACTGTTGATGTAAATaatcgaaagaaaacaatcaataGCAACAAATAAAGAGTTgtattgaaatgaaaaaaaggaccttGCTTTGCGCTATCTTATACAGGGCATGATTTTCACCCGTTCTCTTCAATTTATTGGCTCCGGGGGTGACATCGATATCATCAGAGGTACATCTGAGGCAGTGTGAGAAATGTAAACTCGACTAAAACGCGAAGTATTGAGGATTTTACCGACGATTCATCCGAAGAAGACAAAATATCTGCTTGTCGGGTGCTCTGATCGTGATAGGGCCCGCTTTAGTAGCAGTACACGACAACGATCTTGAGATAGTAGGGCAGTTCTGATAATTTCGGACAACAACGTAAGCAAAGAAATCCTGTCGCGCATTATTATGGGACTCCAAAAGCATCTACGATTCGCGAAGTCTTTCCAAAATATGAATGGCAGTATATATTGCACTCTGATACGTCCGGTAGTCCTCTATGGCCATTAGCCTTGGACAGTATGGAAAGAGGATGCCCTTTAGACGAAGAAGATATGCTGGCCGAAACCGGAAGATCACAGGTTGAGGATTTCGGACTCATATTCTACTAGGAAAAAGTAATCGTCAGTAAGTGTAGACAGCGAACTCGCTGATTGAAAACAAACTGGAGTTAAGCCCAGATTAAGATATTGGAATTAACCAGGATTTCCTGGAATCGGTTTGATGACTTAACCATGTCAGCACGATTTGCTCAGTGAACCAAATGGAGTTACAAAGCACtctatatttatttattacatttatgtTTTAAGAAGTAATGCCTAGGGATCTCTTGAGTTACCCTGTAATAATACCAACAAATACTTCCCAGCCTACAGCACAATTCCTagtaataaataatgattAACAAAATCGAGAAACATGGGGAAAAAACATGGCCTCACACTAGCTCCAGTAATGGGGACCCACCATCAATAGTTAATGCTTCGGCCACCATGTTCGCCTTGCAGTCACTTAATCAAATGGAACTCAAATCAAATCGTCGGCGTACGGTTAGCCGGATCAATCGTACTGTCGTCCCGTTGTTTTTTGCCTGCCCGCAACGGGAGGTACTAACGTGTGTCTAAGAGCCATCGAACAAAACAGAGCGTGCCCTTTTTCGAATATCAAACCCGACCCGTACGAATTGGAAGAACGAAGGCTttttatgcaatgtttttttttttgtgtgttccgCCTTTAACCCACCGAAACCGTTGTCATGCCGATGGTCCATTTTATGAATAAACAACCCCTCgaacaaatacaaacacacacacacccacaccagTCGCTTCAGTGTTGGAGGGACTCGTATCCATGGGCCAGGGCCAACCGTTTTCGTTCGGCTGTGTTCCGATCGCCCGCTGTCAGTCGACCGTCGGTTCACACGTCATCCGGTACACGGGAACTACAACATATGATTGCGGTTCACGGTGAGCTCGCGTACGAAGGTTACTGCGAATGTTTTGTGCTGTGTGTCCCGTAGATCGGCTGTCCCGGGGCCAGAGTGTCCGAGGGTGTACCAGCAGGCCAGTGGAACTCCGGCCCACATCGTTAATCGCAACCGGCCCGATTGCGGGTGCGAAAGTTCCCTCGTTTCACGGGCATTAGACACTGTTAATCGATAGCAGGTTCATTAAAGTTCACTCCTTGCTTGGCGGAGGTTCTGCCAGGGTGTGATCATTCCGCCGTACGAATTGTCTGTGCGTTCCGTAAGAGTTTACATTCGTTTTAAGCGCAAAATCGCAACAGTTTCGATGGGCAATTCGTAAAACAGTACACAAAACAGTGTCCCTTCATCTCGCACACGCCCCGTGATCGTATCTTCGCGCGTACCGCAACCACGTTGTAAATAGTGGAGCgtgaaatcaatcaatcgttGTTTGATCGAAACGGTTAGCGCATTCGGTACAGGGCGAGACTGTACGGCTGTACCTGCAGGCGGTTGGGcatgcaacagcaacaacaggtTGCAGTGTAGGACGCTTCGACCAACCGACCGTGTCCAGCGTTGGCACTTTCGCACCCATACAGTTACCGCGCTACACTTTGTGTTGCAGTTTGCGCGCCATAACGTGTGCAATGAGGAGTGAAAAAAAGTGACAATAATTCATAAGCAATTAGTGTACGGTGGGCACGAAGGACCAGGGTGGGGGTGAGTTTTGCAagcgtgaaataaaaattcccCCCCACCGAAAGCGGATGCTTCCATGTAGCGACTCGGTTGCGTGCCGTGGACCATAATGGGTTGCAACACTAGCCAGGAGATACCGAGCTACGGCGGTGGACAGAAGGCGACCGATTCGGCCGCTGCCCTTGGTGAGCTGCTGGAAGGTGATATTGAAGAGGGTAAGTCGAACAAATGAAAACTCCTCCCAAGCggttgatggagacgcccggttgCTCATCACGTgtgcgatggaggcgcctggtggtttgTAAATTCGAGTAATCCGttttattacttttgattagtgaattttaaattaaaaaaaaatgtttaaaaaccaTATTAATCCTAGTAGTTCAATTTTAAGCTAACGAGCTTTAGGCTTggatttatgaaatttttgttaAGAAAACtttaatatttaacaaaaaagatATTTATATTAGCTATAATACAAATGAGTACTACTAAAATCgactttaaatttatttgaataaCAAAACTGCACATGCACTTACAGGTTGTTTTAACGCTCTACTCGACCTGCTCGAATCTGCGCGAATTGTGCTTTTTGCGGGCGATGCTTTCGAAAGCTCTTTCACTTTCTCTCTCATCTCGGCCTGCTCTCACTCTCACCGATTTGCAATCAAAAAGCTACTCGCCCATCCATACTATTACATCACGCTCACGCGTACACGATTCGTGTTCGTCGCACCGGTTTCGCCATCGGTTCGGGCTTTGCGAGCAGTGGCAGCGATCCCGATTCGGGTTTTTTAAAGGCTGCGTTTGTTGGTGCCACTGGTACGTTCACCACTGTGTATCTGTGGTCACCGCGGTgaccgcgtgtgtgtgtgcagccgGGTTCGGAACGGTTCGCCCGAAGCTTTCAAGGCTTTTCACTCTGAAGTGATACGCGCTGCCGTGCACACGTGAAACCACAGGCTCCCGGTCGTAACCCTGTTGTAGCGCGAGCGTACCGTTTCTACCCGTTTCGAGTCGTGCCGCCTGTTTCGACAAAGCAAAGTGAACTGGTTGTACAGTGTTCCGGTTGGTACGGTCAGT
The Anopheles moucheti chromosome 2, idAnoMoucSN_F20_07, whole genome shotgun sequence genome window above contains:
- the LOC128297286 gene encoding Golgi pH regulator, giving the protein MELPLLGDTLIVLVSQLIFFIGGWVFFVKQLFRNYEIRHVFVQLIFSSTLALSLTMFELIIFEIIGFLDSTSRYFHWRLGLTLLLIMVIAVIPYLIAYSCISNVRIVPARWVQPLTTLIWLCYLYGFWRIGDPFPLLSVSRGIFTIEQAVSRIGVVGVTVMAILSGFGAVNYPYTSMSYFIRPVLQSDVVNLERRLLQTMDMILVKKKRIALDRRRNKPNQKQSIWGMISSVTQRPAGAENIGQLRLEISALEELSRQLFLEAHSMKNMQERQRWAGTLQGKYFNVLGHFFSLYCLWKIFICTINIIFDRVGKKDPVTRGIEIAVHWCGFEMDIAFWSQHVSFLLVGCIVVTSIRGLLLTLTKFFYKISSSKSSNIIVLVLAQIMGMYFCSSVLLMRMNMPAEYRVIITEVLGGLHFNFYHRWFDVIFLVSALATIVVLYLLHKPPNVDSSM
- the LOC128297518 gene encoding homeobox protein vnd-like, encoding MSQGTNGLPTGQPPTAPFYPYTGLHAPDEGYDANFHIFPPDYYAPECDYRTDILDSMRMAPSQRSQRFHISNILELNSQQHQQQHQQETSSKEHPTVPSLSTSAVLQPHVPHPTTYPFTISELESQQNAASQQTLDVSTTGSYPGPSVDDQSPLPYGAMSAQSGSCLPLQPVLNPSTIGAGIPYDPPPYYSYSHHAHHLFGGPSAALGSSGVPSEPTRPSYSYGAVNLDYVPSVIQHSTTNETSSANAQQLSPDSTSPGPELYSLASYSNIPRVVNEASDRLVALESDGPSLDPECSVDTNNNQHSPNDTPDGLDSPDPRGTRSGGHRSEPGTGGSGHKKRKRRILFSKSQTFELERRFKQARYLSAPEREHLASMINLTPTQVKIWFQNHRYKTKRAQTEKNCYGDPTVIGGSPPKKINPPVLVRDGKPCQDVLQHQHHHQQQAQAQQQQQQQGLAHAHQHAPSAHFHHSSFGAVHAPGLQPPGSGMLTSGHGSSPRMW